The following coding sequences are from one Triticum aestivum cultivar Chinese Spring chromosome 5A, IWGSC CS RefSeq v2.1, whole genome shotgun sequence window:
- the LOC123104504 gene encoding protein TILLER ANGLE CONTROL 1 isoform X2, whose translation MALKVFSWLNRKMHSNAEYCTIDDNKAMEKEDSVRARASVAEQDTEALLLRDVLLNGILAIGTLGHNMNSPEARHEQDEFIVMDEEKVDQEKYEEEKCEDKEEAFATAPSAPEPAIEPARMHSSSMKEYNFTCSVKEEILMCEVEVEDISKIQEQPLLMAEKVEKVRTTLADLFAAETFSPSDTGEKSHQKTVIIAGASTSKPTLCMEKTHKKKPIKPMPDPLKATRKLSRVVKKMLGKKIHPEQLNGRSNAEEPPLLGA comes from the exons ATGGCCCTCAAG GTGTTCAGTTGGCTGAATCGGAAGATGCATTCCAATGCGGAGTACTGCACCATTGATGATAATAAGG CCATGGAGAAGGAAGACTCTGTGCGCGCGCGCGCGAGTGTGGCTGAGCAAGACACTGAAGCCCTGCTGCTCCGTGATGTGCTTCTTAATGGCATACTTGCGATTGGCACGCTTGGCCACAACATGAACTCCCCTGAGGCCCGCCATGAACAAGATGAGTTCATCGTCATGGATGAAGAAAAGGTGGACCAAGAGAAGTACGAAGAGGAAAAGTGTGAGGACAAAGAAGAGGCATTCGCTACAGCACCAAGTGCACCAGAACCTGCTATTGAACCTGCCAGGATGCATTCATCGTCGATGAAAGAATACAACTTCACGTGTTCTGTAAAGGAAGAAATCCTGATGTGTGAAGTTGAAGTGGAGGATATCTCTAAAATCCAGGAACAACCACTTCTGATGGCAGAGAAGGTTGAGAAAGTGAGAACTACACTTGCTGATCTATTTGCAGCCGAAACATTCTCACCAAGTGATACAGGGGAGAAGAGTCACCAGAAGACTGTTATTATTGCTGGGGCATCCACTTCAAAACCTACATTGTGCATGGAAAAGACACATAAAAAGAAGCCAATAAAGCCAATGCCAGATCCTCTGAAGGCTACGAGAAAATTAAGTCGA GTCGTGAAGAAGATGCTGGGGAAGAAGATCCACCCAGAGCAGCTCAATGGACGTAGTAATGCAGAGGAACCTCCGCTGCTTGGTGCCTAG
- the LOC123104504 gene encoding protein TILLER ANGLE CONTROL 1 isoform X1: MNRQTDKVFSWLNRKMHSNAEYCTIDDNKAMEKEDSVRARASVAEQDTEALLLRDVLLNGILAIGTLGHNMNSPEARHEQDEFIVMDEEKVDQEKYEEEKCEDKEEAFATAPSAPEPAIEPARMHSSSMKEYNFTCSVKEEILMCEVEVEDISKIQEQPLLMAEKVEKVRTTLADLFAAETFSPSDTGEKSHQKTVIIAGASTSKPTLCMEKTHKKKPIKPMPDPLKATRKLSRVVKKMLGKKIHPEQLNGRSNAEEPPLLGA, encoded by the exons ATGAACCGTCAGACGGACAAG GTGTTCAGTTGGCTGAATCGGAAGATGCATTCCAATGCGGAGTACTGCACCATTGATGATAATAAGG CCATGGAGAAGGAAGACTCTGTGCGCGCGCGCGCGAGTGTGGCTGAGCAAGACACTGAAGCCCTGCTGCTCCGTGATGTGCTTCTTAATGGCATACTTGCGATTGGCACGCTTGGCCACAACATGAACTCCCCTGAGGCCCGCCATGAACAAGATGAGTTCATCGTCATGGATGAAGAAAAGGTGGACCAAGAGAAGTACGAAGAGGAAAAGTGTGAGGACAAAGAAGAGGCATTCGCTACAGCACCAAGTGCACCAGAACCTGCTATTGAACCTGCCAGGATGCATTCATCGTCGATGAAAGAATACAACTTCACGTGTTCTGTAAAGGAAGAAATCCTGATGTGTGAAGTTGAAGTGGAGGATATCTCTAAAATCCAGGAACAACCACTTCTGATGGCAGAGAAGGTTGAGAAAGTGAGAACTACACTTGCTGATCTATTTGCAGCCGAAACATTCTCACCAAGTGATACAGGGGAGAAGAGTCACCAGAAGACTGTTATTATTGCTGGGGCATCCACTTCAAAACCTACATTGTGCATGGAAAAGACACATAAAAAGAAGCCAATAAAGCCAATGCCAGATCCTCTGAAGGCTACGAGAAAATTAAGTCGA GTCGTGAAGAAGATGCTGGGGAAGAAGATCCACCCAGAGCAGCTCAATGGACGTAGTAATGCAGAGGAACCTCCGCTGCTTGGTGCCTAG
- the LOC123104503 gene encoding uncharacterized protein: protein MPHAALLRPLIPPPLVPARPLAARCRHLRGVRGRCAPGEGAGEGAPGAEWLSSAVGEKVDELLRREENRALLDGVEAAERRVELARAKLADIERQEAAARLATEEVRRLERRRDEIAESQRELLQAREMIDEAQRTLTSSLEDRSFWNTSGGEDVDKDSERLESVKAAAISSIIGVLASLPISSYEVHSLPQLFFRSSVVLISCALFGVTFRYAVRRDLDNIQLKTGAAAAFAVVRGLALLESGTTFELSTDALMSLALDGAVSVVGSIFIFLSSAIALDYCFKMRFLSPFPARKQ from the exons ATGCCACACGCCGCGCTCCTCCGCCCGCTCATCCCGCCCCCTCTCGTCCCCGCGAGGCCGCTCGCCGCGCGATGCCGCCACCTTCGCGGCGTCCGCGGGAGGTGCGCccccggcgagggcgcgggcgagggCGCCCCCGGCGCGGAGTGGCTGAGCTCGGCGGTCGGGGAGAAGgtggacgagctgctgcggcgcgAGGAGAACCGGGCGCTGCTGGACGGGGTCGAGGCCGCCGAGCGCCGCGTGGAGCTCGCCCGTGCCAAGCTCGCGGACATCGAGCGCCAggaggccgccgcccgcctcgccaccgAGGAGGTCCGCCGCCTCGAGAGGCGCCGGGACGAG ATTGCAGAGTCACAGCGGGAATTGCTACAGGCAAGAGAAATGATTGATGAAGCACAGCGTACCTTGACTTCTAGCCTTGAGGATCGAAGCTTTTGGAATACTTCAGGTGGAGAAGATGTCGATAAAGATAGTGAGAGACTTGAATCTGTAAAAGCTGCAGCAATTTCCTCTATAATCGGTGTTCTGGCTAGTTTGCCCATATCTTCCTATGAAGTCCACAGTTTGCCCCAACTGTTTTTTCGATCATCGGTCGTTCTTATAAGTTGTGCATTGTTTGGAGTCACATTCCGGTATGCCGTTAGAAGAGATCTGGATAATATCCAGCTTAAAACCGGAGCTGCTGCCGCATTCGCTGTTGTTAGAG GTCTTGCTTTGCTCGAATCTGGGACGACTTTCGAGCTGAGCACTGATGCCTTAATGTCACTTGCTCTTGATGGTGCAGTTAGTGTGGTTGGGAGCATTTTTATATTTCTGTCTTCTGCTATTGCACTGGACTATTGTTTTAAGATGAGATTTTTGAGTCCATTCCCTGCAAGGAAACAATAG
- the LOC123104501 gene encoding uncharacterized protein, translated as MTGEMAMEKRRRRHAPPAVASSSSSTAEASGHTPSPPADLLPDIARRLTSLEDFFSLRASCRDYRALLPASRPHLASQAPLLLVSLYPSFAEALFHPRLRRLHRFRLPWGHHLPPSRFTLLYAHGFLVTATTAAAQYPPRLLLLHLFTGDQQRLPRVPTPFSRAILSADLLVVLFLPGRSTVQHCRPGDALWRVATADAPHVFDDLIFVDATLYALVGLRLATLELSESSLELSFLGGEYDEENRPVGERFMLGECDGEVLLISEEQAETVVYRVFRWVPGEGKWVMITSLGGRTLFLGFHGFAACIGPGFPEIRGDCIYAAGRRLGEWFEYSLVNGTCDVCYAEYVGAPPLNSDSPLRPPVWVFPSLVPA; from the coding sequence ATGACGGGAGAAATGGCGATGGAGAAGCGTCGGCGTCGGCACGCACCACCGGCGGTCGCCTCCTCCTCTTCGTCGACCGCCGAGGCCTCCGGCCACACGCCGTCCCCTCCGGCAGACCTCCTCCCAGACATCGCCCGTCGCCTGACCTCCCTGGAGGACTTCTTCTCCCTCCGCGCCTCCTGCCGTGACTACCGCGCCCTCCTCCCGGCGTCCCGCCCCCACCTCGCCTCCCAGGCCCCGCTCCTCCTCGTCTCCCTCTACCCCTCCTTCGCCGAGGCGCTCTTCCacccccgcctccgccgcctccaccgctTCCGCCTCCCCTGGGGCCACCACCTGCCCCCCTCCCGCTTCACCCTCCTCTACGCCCACGGCTTCCTCGTCAccgccaccaccgcggccgcccaGTACCCCCccaggctcctcctcctccacctcttcaCCGGCGACCAGCAGCGCCTCCCCAGGGTCCCCACCCCCTTCTCCCGGGCCATCCTCTCTGCCGACCTCCTCGTCGTGCTCTTCCTGCCCGGCAGGTCCACCGTCCAGCACTGCCGCCCCGGGGATGCGCTCTGGCGTGTGGCCACCGCCGATGCACCCCACGTGTTCGACGATTTGATCTTCGTTGACGCCACCCTCTACGCCCTGGTTGGCCTCCGTCTCGCCACGCTGGAGCTGTCCGAAAGTTCGCTGGAGCTGTCATTCCTTGGAGGAGAGTATGATGAGGAGAACAGGCCGGTGGGGGAGCGGTTCATGCTTGGGGAGTGCGACGGCGAGGTGTTGCTCATCAGCGAGGAGCAGGCAGAGACGGTTGTGTACCGTGTTTTCCGGTGGGTGCCTGGGGAGGGAAAGTGGGTGATGATAACAAGCTTGGGTGGGCGAACATTGTTTCTTGGGTTCCATGGATTCGCGGCTTGCATCGGCCCAGGTTTCCCTGAGATTCGAGGTGATTGCATATATGCAGCTGGGCGACGCTTGGGTGAATGGTTCGAGTATTCCTTGGTTAATGGAACTTGTGATGTCTGCTATGCTGAATATGTGGGCGCACCACCCCTGAACAGCGATTCACCTCTCAGACCTCCGGTTTGGGTCTTCCCCAGCTTGGTGCCAGCCTGA
- the LOC123104500 gene encoding vacuolar protein sorting-associated protein 22 homolog 1 — protein MRRRPGIAGLQNAAATRDKFRLVGENVAKVRTDVMQEQLATFRSQLEEFARKHKSDIRKNSVFRQQFHEMCAKVGVDPLASNKGVWAELLGIGDFYYELGVQIVDICIATRSHNGGLIDLLELRKLLCQKRKTDLGSLSSDDCLRAISKLKVLGSGFEVISVGKKKLVRSVPTELNKDHNGILELAQAKGYVTVEQVEKDFSWSTDRAIDALETLLKEGLAMIDDGHRDGKRRYWFPCVTLSSDASGSEAKS, from the exons ATGAGGAGGCGGCCGGGGATCGCCGGCTTGCAGAACGCGGCGGCGACTCGC GACAAATTCCGTCTGGTCGGGGAGAATGTGGCCAAGGTCAGGACGGATGTCATGCAGGAGCAGCTCGCGACCTTCAGGTCGCAGCTCGAAGAATTCGCTCGGAAGCATAAG AGTGACATCCGTAAAAATTCAGTATTTAGACAGCAGTTTCATGAAATGTGTGCAAAAGTTGGAGTAGATCCATTGGCATCCAATAAAGGAGTTTGGGCAGAGCTCCTAGGAATCGGTGACTTCTACTATGAATTGG GTGTTCAGATCGTTGAcatatgcatagcaacaagatcGCATAATGGTGGCCTTATTGACTTGCTAGAACTCCGCAAACTTCTCTGCCAGAAAAGAAAAACTGATCTTGGTTCATTGTCGTCAGATGACTGTTTACGTGCTATAAGTAAGCTGAAG GTCCTTGGTAGTGGTTTTGAAGTAATTTCTGTTGGGAAGAAAAAGCTTGTGCGATCGGTTCCTACTGAGTTAAATAAAGATCATAATGGAATACTTGAACTAGCTCAG GCTAAAGGCTATGTCACTGTAGAACAAGTTGAGAAGGACTTCTCATGGTCAACTGACCGTGCAATCGATGCCCTTGAAACTTTGCTAAAG GAGGGACTTGCTATGATCGATGACGGGCACAGGGATGGCAAGCGTAGATACTGGTTCCCGTGCGTCACCCTCAGCTCCGATGCCTCCGGTTCCGAAGCAAAGTCATAA